The Aedes aegypti strain LVP_AGWG chromosome 3, AaegL5.0 Primary Assembly, whole genome shotgun sequence genome contains a region encoding:
- the LOC5568261 gene encoding uroporphyrinogen decarboxylase isoform X2 — MVGCKEFPPLKNDNLLRAARGEPVDRVPVWVMRQAGRYLPEFQEVRAKHDFFEVCRTPELACEVTMQPLRRFDLDASIIFSDILVIPQALGITVEMHKGVGPVLPQPLVTPDDLERLNTTGSIDRLKYVGDAITMMRHMLDGKVPLYGFTGAPWTLMGYMIEGGGSKTMSKAKAWLENYPEASTKLLNLLTDQIVDYLLMQVKAGAQILQVFESSAEHLSKEQYLNIALPYLKRIRDDLHKKFAEEGVTPVPMTLFSKGAMHSLTEQAQTGYDVIGLDWTIDPEEARKLAGPNVTLQGNLDPQDMYKSPEELRELVLTMVRKFGKHRYIANLGHGITPQTPVESMSVLVQAVHDAL; from the exons ATGGTCGGTTGCAAG GAGTTCCCCCCACTGAAGAATGATAACCTGCTTCGGGCGGCCCGCGGAGAACCGGTAGATCGCGTCCCGGTGTGGGTAATGCGTCAAGCCGGCCGATACCTGCCAGAGTTCCAGGAGGTCCGTGCCAAGCATGACTTCTTCGAAGTTTGCCGAACCCCAGAGTTGGCCTGTGAGGTCACTATGCAACCGCTGAGGCGTTTCGATCTCGATGCATCCATCATATTCTCCGATATCCTCGTCATTCCACAAGCGCTTGGGATCACAGTAGAAATGCACAAGGGTGTTGGACCGGTCCTGCCACAGCCCCTAGTGACCCCAGATGATTTGGAACGACTTAACACAACTGGATCCATCGATCGGTTGAAATACGTTGGGGATGCCATCACTATGATGCGACACATGCTGGATGGGAAAGTGCCTTTGTATGGATTTACTGGAGCCCCTTGGACCTTGATGGGCTATATGATCGAAGGTGGTGGAAGCAAGACAATGTCCAAGGCAAAAGCTTGGCTTGAAAACTATCCAGAAGCCAGTACAAAGCTTCTGAACTTACTAACCGATCAGATCGTAGATTACTTGCTAATGCAGGTCAAAGCGGGAGCCCAAATTCTCCAAGTATTCGAGTCAAGTGCCGAGCATTTGTCCAAGGAGCAGTACCTGAACATTGCCTTGCCATATTTGAAGCGAATTCGGGACGATCTACATAAGAAGTTCGCCGAAGAAGGCGTCACTCCGGTTCCGATGACACTTTTCTCCAAGGGCGCCATGCACTCCCTAACGGAACAAGCCCAGACTGGCTACGATGTCATTGGGTTGGATTGGACAATCGATCCGGAAGAAGCACGGAAACTGGCGGGCCCGAACGTAACTCTTCAGGGCAACCTCGACCCTCAGGATATGTACAAGTCGCCGGAGGAGTTGCGAGAACTAGTGCTGACGATGGTGAGGAAGTTCGGAAAGCATCGATACATTGCCAATCTGGGTCATGGAATCACGCCGCAAACGCCTGTCGAAAGCATGAGTGTACTTGTGCAAGCAGTGCACGATGCATTGTAA
- the LOC5568261 gene encoding uroporphyrinogen decarboxylase isoform X1: MLIALDRFTIVLGMFSTLVFLTLFLFFCTSSISTLSTTVAVDGGDIPLLPPSSDPLLGAVVASRGDEFPPLKNDNLLRAARGEPVDRVPVWVMRQAGRYLPEFQEVRAKHDFFEVCRTPELACEVTMQPLRRFDLDASIIFSDILVIPQALGITVEMHKGVGPVLPQPLVTPDDLERLNTTGSIDRLKYVGDAITMMRHMLDGKVPLYGFTGAPWTLMGYMIEGGGSKTMSKAKAWLENYPEASTKLLNLLTDQIVDYLLMQVKAGAQILQVFESSAEHLSKEQYLNIALPYLKRIRDDLHKKFAEEGVTPVPMTLFSKGAMHSLTEQAQTGYDVIGLDWTIDPEEARKLAGPNVTLQGNLDPQDMYKSPEELRELVLTMVRKFGKHRYIANLGHGITPQTPVESMSVLVQAVHDAL; this comes from the exons ATGCTAATTGCACTGGACCGTTTTACTATAGTGCTTGGAATGTTTTCCACTTTGGTGTTTCTCACGTTGTTCCTGTTCTTTTGCACCTCGTCGATATCTACTCTGTCAACTACGGTAGCGGTGGACGGAGGAGACATTCCTTTGCTTCCTCCGTCGTCAGATCCTCTGCTTGGCGCTGTAGTGGCAAGCCGTGGTGAT GAGTTCCCCCCACTGAAGAATGATAACCTGCTTCGGGCGGCCCGCGGAGAACCGGTAGATCGCGTCCCGGTGTGGGTAATGCGTCAAGCCGGCCGATACCTGCCAGAGTTCCAGGAGGTCCGTGCCAAGCATGACTTCTTCGAAGTTTGCCGAACCCCAGAGTTGGCCTGTGAGGTCACTATGCAACCGCTGAGGCGTTTCGATCTCGATGCATCCATCATATTCTCCGATATCCTCGTCATTCCACAAGCGCTTGGGATCACAGTAGAAATGCACAAGGGTGTTGGACCGGTCCTGCCACAGCCCCTAGTGACCCCAGATGATTTGGAACGACTTAACACAACTGGATCCATCGATCGGTTGAAATACGTTGGGGATGCCATCACTATGATGCGACACATGCTGGATGGGAAAGTGCCTTTGTATGGATTTACTGGAGCCCCTTGGACCTTGATGGGCTATATGATCGAAGGTGGTGGAAGCAAGACAATGTCCAAGGCAAAAGCTTGGCTTGAAAACTATCCAGAAGCCAGTACAAAGCTTCTGAACTTACTAACCGATCAGATCGTAGATTACTTGCTAATGCAGGTCAAAGCGGGAGCCCAAATTCTCCAAGTATTCGAGTCAAGTGCCGAGCATTTGTCCAAGGAGCAGTACCTGAACATTGCCTTGCCATATTTGAAGCGAATTCGGGACGATCTACATAAGAAGTTCGCCGAAGAAGGCGTCACTCCGGTTCCGATGACACTTTTCTCCAAGGGCGCCATGCACTCCCTAACGGAACAAGCCCAGACTGGCTACGATGTCATTGGGTTGGATTGGACAATCGATCCGGAAGAAGCACGGAAACTGGCGGGCCCGAACGTAACTCTTCAGGGCAACCTCGACCCTCAGGATATGTACAAGTCGCCGGAGGAGTTGCGAGAACTAGTGCTGACGATGGTGAGGAAGTTCGGAAAGCATCGATACATTGCCAATCTGGGTCATGGAATCACGCCGCAAACGCCTGTCGAAAGCATGAGTGTACTTGTGCAAGCAGTGCACGATGCATTGTAA